Proteins from one Mixophyes fleayi isolate aMixFle1 chromosome 9, aMixFle1.hap1, whole genome shotgun sequence genomic window:
- the RPS18 gene encoding small ribosomal subunit protein uS13: protein MSLVIPEKFQHILRVLNTNIDGRRKIAFAITAIKGVGRRYAHVVLRKADIDLSKRAGELTEDEVERVVTIMQNPRQYKIPDWFLNRQKDIKDGKYSQVLANGLDNKLREDLERLKKIKAHRGLRHFWGLRVRGQHTKTTGRRGRTVGVSKKK from the exons ATG TCGCTCGTAATCCCTGAGAAGTTCCAGCACATCTTGCGTGTCTTGAACACGAATATTGATGGGCGCAGGAAGATCGCCTTCGCCATCACCGCAATTAAG GGTGTTGGACGCCGTTACGCTCATGTTGTCCTGCGCAAGGCTGACATTGACCTATCCAAGCGTGCAGGAGAGCTGACTGAGGATGAG GTGGAGCGCGTGGTCACAATTATGCAGAATCCTCGTCAGTACAAGATCCCAGATTGGTTCCTGAACAGACAAAAAGACATCAAGGACGGGAAATACAGCCAG GTTCTGGCTAACGGTCTAGACAACAAACTCCGTGAAGATCTGGAGAGGCTCAAGAAGATCAAGGCTCACAGAGGGCTGCGTCACTTCTGGGG TCTGCGTGTGAGAGGACAGCACACAAAGACCACCGGCCGCCGTGGACGCACAGTGGGTGTGTCCAAGAAGAAGTAA
- the DAW1 gene encoding dynein assembly factor with WD repeat domains 1, which produces MLCVSMVTAVRTESTMRLKRFLLRYFPPGIILEYEKGGELKTKSIDLLELSPETDVERLVEEIRVAEPLITASRSQQVALLIRRLQEKLGQPEQRRFYLFKVLRAHILPLTNVAFNKAGSSFITGSYDRTCKVWDTSSGEELHTLEGHRNVVYAIQFNNPYGDKIATGSFDKTCKLWSAETGECFHTFKGHTAEIVCLAFNPQSTLVATGSMDTTAKLWDVKSGEEALTLSGHSAEIISLSFNTVGDRLITGSFDHTVSVWDIPSGRKIHTLIGHRGEISSAQFNWDCSLVATASMDKSCRLWDATSGKCVATLTGHEDEVLDVAFDSTGQLVATASADGTARVYSAASRKCIAKLEGHDGEISKICFNAQGTRLLTASSDKTSRLWDPQTGQCVQALEGHMDEIFSCAFNYEGNIIITGSKDNTCRIWR; this is translated from the coding sequence ATGTTGTGTGTCTCCATGGTAACGGCGGTGAGGACGGAGAGCACGATGCGGCTGAAGCGGTTCCTGCTCCGGTACTTCCCGCCGGGGATAATCCTGGAGTACGAGAAGGGCGGAGAGCTGAAGACCAAGTCCATCGACCTGCTGGAGCTGTCCCCGGAGACCGACGTGGAGCGGCTGGTGGAGGAGATCCGGGTGGCCGAGCCCCTCATCACCGCCTCCCGcagccagcaggtggcgctgctgaTCCGGAGGCTGCAGGAGAAGCTGGGGCAGCCGGAGCAGCGCAGGTTCTACCTGTTCAAGGTGCTGAGAGCTCACATCCTGCCCCTCACCAACGTGGCCTTCAACAAGGCCGGCTCCAGCTTCATCACCGGCAGCTATGACCGCACCTGCAAGGTCTGGGACACGTCCTCGGGGGAGGAGCTGCACACCCTGGAGGGGCACCGCAATGTGGTCTATGCCATCCAGTTCAACAACCCCTACGGAGACAAGATCGCCACCGGCTCCTTCGATAAGACCTGCAAGTTGTGGAGCGCGGAGACCGGGGAGTGCTTCCATACCTTTAAGGGGCACACGGCGGAGATCGTCTGCCTGGCATTCAATCCGCAGAGCACCTTGGTGGCCACTGGCAGCATGGACACTACGGCCAAGCTGTGGGACGTGAAGAGCGGGGAGGAGGCCCTCACCCTGAGCGGCCACTCCGCAGAAATCATATCCTTATCCTTCAATACCGTCGGGGACCGGCTGATCACGGGATCCTTCGACCACACAGTGTCCGTCTGGGACATCCCATCCGGCAGGAAGATCCACACCCTCATAGGCCACCGTGGAGAGATCAGCAGCGCCCAGTTCAACTGGGACTGCTCCCTGGTGGCCACCGCCTCCATGGACAAGTCCTGCAGGTTGTGGGATGCTACGAGCGGGAAATGCGTGGCCACTCTTACTGGGCACGAAGATGAGGTCTTGGACGTGGCCTTCGATTCCACCGGGCAGTTGGTGGCCACAGCCTCTGCCGATGGGACGGCCAGGGTCTACAGCGCCGCCAGCAGGAAGTGCATCGCCAAGCTAGAGGGGCACGATGGAGAGATCTCCAAGATTTGTTTCAATGCCCAGGGCACCCGGCTCCTGACGGCGAGCTCGGACAAGACCTCTCGCCTGTGGGATCCACAGACGGGGCAGTGCGTCCAGGCGCTGGAGGGGCACATGGATGAGATTTTCTCCTGCGCTTTCAACTACGAAGGCAACATTATCATTACAGGGAGCAAGGACAACACTTGTAGAATATGGCGTTAG
- the WDR46 gene encoding WD repeat-containing protein 46 has translation MKGSSMAPTRQPKRKAKRYYEEEDEVKQAPGPPAGNQTKATEIMEQGPSEQRGKQSKELISGAKDPFPGSPSVPEDQLSKYERARKANISKDCVRPAKRFLKSVESKVQSAVTQAAKHDQLLPEEEGFLEGDEGEDTSTITQEDITDAVDITSASKHFNLTLNQFGPYRINYSRNGRCLLLGGQRGHVASFDWQTKKLRCEMNVMETVNDLKWLHTRTMFAVAQKKWLYIYDSLGVELHCIKKFNDVLRMEFLPYHFLLATCSAPGFLQYLDVSVGKEVAATCVKAGRLNVMCQNPNNAVIHLGHHNGTVSLWSPSMKEPLVKMLCHQGPIRALSVDRTGMHMASSGGDRKLTIFDLRNYRPLTSCLLPLGAGSLCHSQRGLLAAGTGNIVQVYKDTHITAPRSPYMCMSVKAPIHGLHFCPYEDVLGVGHGGGFTSMIVPGAGEANFDGLECNPYETKKQRQEWEVKALLEKIQPELITLDPTQLGEVDTITMEQKRKEQVERMGYDPYEKTRFIPRHKLKGRSSAGNLLKRKKKVAHEEKRKEIKKSIQAQAKTKESSVAKVQEGHRSTLDRFNK, from the exons ATGAAAGGATCCAGCATGGCGCCTACCAGGCAACCCAAGCGG AAAGCAAAGAGATACTATGAGGAGGAAGATGAGGTGAAGCAGGCACCAGGCCCACCTGCGGGCAACCAAACAAAGGCAACAGAAATCATGGAGCAAGGGCCTTCGGAGCAGAGAGGAAAACAGAGCAAAGAACTAATCTCAGGG GCAAAGGATCCCTTTCCCGGCTCACCCTCTGTGCCGGAGGATCAGCTATCAAAATATGAGCGAGCCAGGAAAGCCAACATT AGCAAGGATTGTGTTCGACCGGCCAAACGGTTTTTGAAGTCTGTGGAGAGCAAGGTGCAGTCAGCGGTGACCCAGGCAGCAAAACACGACCAGCTTTTGCCGGAGGAGGAAGG GTTTCTGGAAGGAGATGAGGGTGAGGACACGAGTACCATCACTCAGGAGGACATAACAGATGCCGTGGACATTACGAGCGCGTCAAAG CATTTTAACCTCACCCTTAATCAGTTTGGTCCGTACCGAATCAACTACTCTCGGAATGGAAG ATGCCTCCTCCTGGGCGGGCAGCGCGGTCACGTTGCCTCGTTCGATTGGCAGACTAAGAAACTTCGTTGTGAGATGAACGTGATGGAGACGGTCAATGATTTGAA GTGGTTGCACACGCGTACTATGTTTGCTGTGGCCCAGAAGAAGTGGCTGTACATCTATGATTCGCTAGGAGTGGAGCTTCATTGCATTAAGAAGTTTAATGATGTTTTACGTATGGAGTTCCTGCCGTATCACTTCCTGCTAGCGACGTGT agTGCTCCCGGGTTCCTGCAGTATTTAGATGTCTCGGTTGGAAAGGAAGTAGCGGCTACTTGCGTCAAAGCTGGGAGACTGAACGTCATGTGTCAGAACCCTAATAATGCCGTCATCCACCTCGGCCATCACAACG GTACCGTCTCCCTCTGGAGTCCTTCTATGAAAGAACCGCTGGTAAAGATGTTGTGTCATCAAGGACCAATCAGGGCTCTGAGCGTGGATAGGACAGGAAT GCACATGGCCTCCTCCGGGGGGGACAGGAAGTTGACAATCTTTGACCTCAGGAATTACCGGCCTCTGACTTCGTGTTTATTACCCCTGGGAGCGGGATCTCTGTGCCATAGTCAGAGGGGGCTACTGGCTGCAGGAACGGGCAACATTGTGCAG GTGTATAAGGACACGCACATCACCGCACCCCGCTCCCCGTACATGTGCATGTCTGTCAAGGCCCCCATTCATGGACTACATTTCTGCCCCTATGAGGATGTTCTGGGTGTTGGCCATGGCGGTGGCTTCACCAGTATGATTGTGCCAG GTGCGGGTGAGGCAAACTTCGATGGTCTGGAGTGTAACCCATATGAGACCAAAAAGCAGCGCCAGGAATGGGAGGTCAAGGCTCTCCTGGAGAAG ATTCAACCTGAGCTCATCACTCTGGACCCAACTCAGCTTGGAGAGGTTGATACCATCACGATGGAGCAGAAGCGCAAAGAACAAGTGGAGCGAATG GGTTATGACCCTTACGAGAAGACTCGCTTTATTCCACGACATAAATTAAAAGGACGAAGTTCAGCAGGGAACTTGCTGAAACGAAAGAAGAAAGTGGCTCACGAGGAGAAGAGG AAGGAGATCAAGAAAAGCATACAAGCCCAAGCGAAGACAAAGGAGAGCAGTGTGGCCAAGGTCCAAGAGGGTCATAGGTCAACACTGGACAGGTTCAATAAGTGA